The following coding sequences are from one Triticum aestivum cultivar Chinese Spring chromosome 5A, IWGSC CS RefSeq v2.1, whole genome shotgun sequence window:
- the LOC123106582 gene encoding pathogenesis-related protein PRB1-2: protein MEASKLALLVMLAMAAVMSDPCNAQNSPHDYVVAHNVARAAVGLGLVTWDASVAAYAASYARQRSGDCKLVHSKAPQYGENLFWGSGEDWTAAQAVKIWADEKANYNYASNSCAAGKQCGHYTQIVWRNSTHIGCARLLCDHNAGVFITCNYSPPGNYIGQRPY from the coding sequence ATGGAGGCATCTAAACTCGCCCTTTTGGTCATGCTCGCAATGGCAGCCGTGATGTCTGACCCCTGCAATGCCCAGAACTCGCCACACGACTACGTCGTCGCCCACAACGTCGCTCGCGCCGCCGTGGGCTTGGGCCTTGTGACCTGGGACGCGTCCGTGGCGGCCTATGCGGCGAGCTACGCAAGGCAGCGCTCCGGCGATTGCAAGCTGGTGCACTCAAAGGCACCACAGTACGGGGAGAACCTCTTCTGGGGCTCCGGCGAGGACTGGACGGCTGCGCAGGCCGTGAAGATATGGGCCGACGAGAAGGCCAACTACAACTACGCCTCCAACAGCTGCGCCGCCGGGAAGCAGTGCGGGCACTACACGCAGATAGTGTGGCGCAACTCAACGCATATCGGCTGCGCGCGTCTGCTCTGCGACCACAACGCCGGCGTGTTCATCACTTGCAATTACAGCCCTCCGGGCAACTACATTGGGCAGAGGCCATATTGA